TGGCTTTCGGTGCTGGGTTCGTCGTACTACGGCCACGACACGGCCCTCGACCCTAACCGCTACCGCTTTCACACCGACAACTCCGTTGTGGCCCGCTATTACAATGCCCCCGGTGGCCCCGGCATCACCAAAGCGGCCTTCTCGCTGACCGGCGACCTGGGCTTCGAGGGTGGCGACGGGATAGTGAGGCCCTTCGGCAACAAGGGTGGTATTCCGGAGCAAAACTTCTTGAGCGCCATGTTCTACAACCGTTTCTGGTACGGCCCGAAGCAGCACTTCGCCACTACCTTCGGCGGCGGCGTTATTTCGAACCCCGGCCGATACCTGGCCCTGTTGCCCACCGGCACCGGCGTACTCACGCAAAATCCTGGCGACCTGTTCAAGGGCTGGGACTCTTCGGCCAACATGCAGTATATGCCCAACGACTACCTGACCTTCGGCATAGAGTACGTAACACGCCACGCATCGGTGCCTTATTTCAGCGGGCACGGCGGCGTAACCTCTCCTAATGGCTGGAACCCACCCATCGGCGACCCTACCGGCTACGTAGCCGATTTGGTGAAAGACGAAAATCGTATTATTTTCTCGACTATTTTTCGTTTTTAAGTTTCCGCGGTCCTTCTATCCGCACTCAGGAAGCCCAACTATTGCTCTCAGCTAAAGTTGGGCTTCCTGAGTTGCTTGCTGTAAGTATTCGGCAGGGCAAGTTTACTAGTCGGTCGGCTGTACTTGCCCTACTAAACAGTTTTTCCCTCATTATTTCCCTTCCTGGTTTCGGTTTCCCTCGCTACGCTAAGCCACTGACTATGCCGACCTCCGCTACGGCCGCTGCTACTATTCCCATTCCTACGCCCGAGCCGGGCGGCCACGGTACCCTCCACACCCGCATTACGGCCGCGGGCTCGCTCATCGCCCTAGGCATCGTGTACGGCGATATCGGTACTTCGCCCCTCTACACTGTGCGCGGCGTGTTCGTGCACCGGCCCGTGACGGAGGAAGTGGTGCTGGGTACCGTATCGGCCATTATCTGGACGCTCACGCTGCTTACTACTTTTAAGTACGTCTTTATTGCCATGCGGGCCGACAACCACGGCGAGGGCGGCATTTTGTCGCTCTACGCCCTGCTGCGGCGGCTGAAGCTGAAGTGGCTCTACCTGCCAGCCATCATCGGGGCGGCGGCGCTGCTGGCCGATAGCCTCATTACGCCGCCCATCTCGGTGGCCTCGGCCATTGAGGGGCTGCAAATGATAAAGCCCGACCTGAATACGGTGCCCATCGTGTTGGTTATTCTGGTGGGTTTGTTTGCGTTTCAGCAGTTCGGCACGGCCATTATCGGCAAGCTCTTCGGGCCGGTCATGGTGGTTTTTTTCTCGATGCTGGCCGTGCTGGGAATCCGGTTTCTGGTGCAGGAGCCGAGCATTTTGCGGGCCCTGAACCCGTACTACGCGGTGCACATGATAACCCGGCTGCCGGGCGCGTTCTGGCTGCTGGGCAGTATTTTTCTGTGCAGCACCGGGGCCGAAGCGCTCTACGCCGACATGGGCCACGTGGGTAGGCGCAACATCTACGTGTCGTGGACTTTTGTTAAAACCTGCCTGCTGCTCAACTACCTGGGGCAGGGGGCGTGGCTGCTCCAGCACCAGGGCGCGCCCCTGGGCGAGCGCAACCTGTTCTTTGAAATGATACCGCAATGGGGCCTGCTGCCGGCCATCGGACTGTGCACGCTGGCGACCATCATTGCCTCGCAGGCCCTGATTTCGGGCTCGTACACGCTCATTATTGAGGCGTTGCGGCTCAACTTCTGGCCTAAGGTGAAGGTGTCCTACCCCACCGAATTGCGCGGGCAGGCCTACGTGCCCTCGCTCAACTGGATACTCTGCGCCGGCTGCGTGGGCGTGGTGCTGCACTTCCGCGAGAGCAGCCGCATGGAGGCGGCTTTCGGCCTGGCCGTGACCGTGACCATGCTCATGACCACGGTGCTGCTGGCCTACTACCTGCGCCTGCGCCGGGTTGGCATTGTGTGGATTGGGCTGCTATTGCTGACGTATTTCACCGTGGAAGGCTCATTTCTGATTGCCAACCTGCGCAAATTTCCCGAGGGCGGCTACATCAGCGTGCTACTGGGGCTGCTGCTGCTGCTGGTGATGGTGAGCTGGATTCAGGGCCGCCGCCTGCGCAACGACCTGGCCAAGTACGTGCCGCTGGCCGACTGGCTATCCCTGCTCAGCAAGCTCAGCGCCGATGAGTCGGTGCCCAAGTTTGCCACCCACCTGGTGTACCTCACCGATTCGGAAGACCCCAAAATGGTCGAGAACGGCATTATCCACAGCATTTTTCGCAAAAGCCCCAAGCGGGCCGATATCTACTACCTCATCCACGTCACGACCACCGACGAGCCATACACCAAGACCTACCACGCCACCACTGTGCTCGCCGACGACCTGGTGCGCATCGAGTTCCGACTGGGCTTTCGGGTTGACCACGCCATCAACTACATGTTCCGGCAGGTGGTAACCGACCTGGTGAAGAACAAGGAAATCGACATCACCTCGCGCTACGACTCGCTGCGCGGCCAGGATATGGTGGGTGATTTTCAGTTCGTTATCCTCAACCGTACCCTGCCCTATGCCCAGTCGCTCAGCGGCTGGCAGCGGCTGGTGGCCCGCCTCTCGGGCGCGTTGCGCTGGCTGGGCTCCAGTCAGCAGCAAAGCTTCGGGCTGGATAACTCCTCGCTCACCATCGAAAATATTCCGCTGCTCACGCCCGAGCGGCCCGAGCTGCAGCTCACCCGCGACTAATTCTTTAGGCAGGCCGCCCGCCGGGTAGCCTCCCTACCCCACCTTTTTCGACGCACC
The genomic region above belongs to Hymenobacter psoromatis and contains:
- a CDS encoding KUP/HAK/KT family potassium transporter, whose protein sequence is MPTSATAAATIPIPTPEPGGHGTLHTRITAAGSLIALGIVYGDIGTSPLYTVRGVFVHRPVTEEVVLGTVSAIIWTLTLLTTFKYVFIAMRADNHGEGGILSLYALLRRLKLKWLYLPAIIGAAALLADSLITPPISVASAIEGLQMIKPDLNTVPIVLVILVGLFAFQQFGTAIIGKLFGPVMVVFFSMLAVLGIRFLVQEPSILRALNPYYAVHMITRLPGAFWLLGSIFLCSTGAEALYADMGHVGRRNIYVSWTFVKTCLLLNYLGQGAWLLQHQGAPLGERNLFFEMIPQWGLLPAIGLCTLATIIASQALISGSYTLIIEALRLNFWPKVKVSYPTELRGQAYVPSLNWILCAGCVGVVLHFRESSRMEAAFGLAVTVTMLMTTVLLAYYLRLRRVGIVWIGLLLLTYFTVEGSFLIANLRKFPEGGYISVLLGLLLLLVMVSWIQGRRLRNDLAKYVPLADWLSLLSKLSADESVPKFATHLVYLTDSEDPKMVENGIIHSIFRKSPKRADIYYLIHVTTTDEPYTKTYHATTVLADDLVRIEFRLGFRVDHAINYMFRQVVTDLVKNKEIDITSRYDSLRGQDMVGDFQFVILNRTLPYAQSLSGWQRLVARLSGALRWLGSSQQQSFGLDNSSLTIENIPLLTPERPELQLTRD